The genomic window GCCTTCGCCATCGCGTAGATCACGCGGGGCCCCAGAAGCATATAAACGCTCAACGACGAGAGCATCATCAGGCCGATCGCCACGCTCAGCGGGTCAGACCACCGGTCTCCGAACAGCTTTCGAGAGGCGATGTCGGCGATCTTGGCCACGGCGTCGAGCCCCTGCTTGTTCGCCGGGTCGTCGACGATCGCCTTGACGTCGGCCGCTGAAAGAGCCAGAGCGTAGACCGTGTTCACCGCCAGGTAGAGTAGAACGACCAGCCCCGTGCCGATCAGAATGGCCTTCGGCAACACGCGCTGGGGGTCGCGGATCTCCCCGGCCAGGTACGAAGCCCCGTTCCAGCCGGTGTACGCATAGTAGATGAACACCAGCGAGAACAGCATCGTCGTCGCCAGGTCCACGGTGATCGGTCTGGAGTCGGAGAGGTTCGCCGTGTTCCGCCAGCCCGCAGCCAGGCCGGCGACGATCAGGACCACGAGGACCCCCACCTTGAGGCCCGTGATCCATCCCTGAACCATCGTCGTCCGCCGTCTGCCCGAGACGTGGATCGCCGCGAAAATCAGGACCGCCAGCGTCGCCAGCCCGCGCTCGGCGAGCATCGCCCGATCATCCGTCAGCCGCATGGGCGCCAGCACATACTTCGCCGCCGCGTAGGCCGCCGAAGCGCTGGGACAGGCGAAGCCCATCAGGTACGACACCCAGCCCGACAGGAACGCGGCGAGCGGCCCATACGCCTCGAAGAGGTAAACGTAGTCGCCCCCCGTTTTGGGCAAGGCGGCCGACAGTTCGGCCAGAGTCAGCGCCCCGCAGATCGCGATCAGGCCGCCGATGAGCCAAAGCCCCAGCATCCACTGGTTGCTGCCCACGAGATACATCGTGTAGCCGGAAGTCGTCAGAACCCCCGTCCCCACCATGCTGGCGACGACGACGAAAACCGCCATCCAGAGGCCGAATTCGGCCGGCATCTTCGGCGAAGAGGCGGAAGAATCGGCAAAGTCGTCGTCGGCGA from Paludisphaera rhizosphaerae includes these protein-coding regions:
- a CDS encoding APC family permease, which produces MKPPESPIADDDFADSSASSPKMPAEFGLWMAVFVVVASMVGTGVLTTSGYTMYLVGSNQWMLGLWLIGGLIAICGALTLAELSAALPKTGGDYVYLFEAYGPLAAFLSGWVSYLMGFACPSASAAYAAAKYVLAPMRLTDDRAMLAERGLATLAVLIFAAIHVSGRRRTTMVQGWITGLKVGVLVVLIVAGLAAGWRNTANLSDSRPITVDLATTMLFSLVFIYYAYTGWNGASYLAGEIRDPQRVLPKAILIGTGLVVLLYLAVNTVYALALSAADVKAIVDDPANKQGLDAVAKIADIASRKLFGDRWSDPLSVAIGLMMLSSLSVYMLLGPRVIYAMAKAGQFPAVAAKLTPGAETPAVATFFQIVATLTLLWTNSFEKLFIYASVGLSLFSLLSMSAIFVLRWKRPDLDRPFRTPGYPVTPAVYLLLTGVLLVAAFINSWETSTIALFSMLVGIPIYYLMPRKPV